The following is a genomic window from Pseudomonadota bacterium.
GATGCCAGCGAACAGCACCTACAGGATGCCTTCGCCAAGGCCCTGAATGCACGCCTCAACGCCATGGACCTCAGCCTCGCCCAGGACACGCTGCGCCAGGTGAAGAGCTCCTTCGACGTGCTCACCCCCGCCCTCCTGCGCGGCTCCCTCGAGGGCTCCTACGACCTGCGCGCCGCGCAAGCGGACATGACCGTCGACCGCGACTTCGCCGCCCAGATCCTCGCCGTGAGCGAAACCGCCCTTTACCTGCCCTTGGGCACGGTGATCGCCGAGGCGATCGGCGAACGCCTCGCCGCCGCTCAAGTTAGCAAGGTCGATCGGTGGAGCGAGCGCCAGGTCGCCCTCGCGTCATCCCCCTCGCTCACGCCCGTGACCGTGGGCATCTGGGACAGCGGCACGGACATGTCCCTGTTCCAGAACCGTTGGGTGAACCCCAACGAGACGCGCAACGGCCGCGACGACGACGGCAACGGTTTCATCGACGACATCCACGGCGTGGCCTACGACACGGACTATCTACCGTCCACGGGCGCCCTGCGCCCCATGCCCGAGGGCGATCTGCAGTCCATGGACAGCCTGATCGGCTTCGTGAAGGGCCGCTTCGACATCCTCGCTGGCATCGACAGCGAGGACGCCAGCGCCTATCGCCAGGCCATGACGTCGCTAACCGCCGAGCAAGTCGCTCCCTTCCAGCTGCAGATGGGCCGCATCGGCCTCTACCTCCACGGCACCGCCACCGCGTACACGGCGCAAATGGACAACCCCGCCGCCGTTCTCACCTACTCGCGCTTCGACGCCAAGGTGCAGGCCACCCCAGCGCCCTTCGATGAGGCCTTCGCGGCGAACGTCGTCGAGCACCTGAAGTCGACGGTCGCGCACTTCCAACGCGCGGGCGTCAAGGTGGCCAACCTGAGCTGGCGCATCTCTACGCCGATGATCGAGCGCACGTTGGAGGCGGCCGAGCCGGACGAGGAGACGCGTCGCGACCGCGCCAGCGCCATCTTCGCCACCATGAACGCGGCGGCCATCGAAGCCTTCCAGTCGGCGCCGGAGATCCTCTTCGTGGCGGGCGCCGGCAACGAAGATGAGAACGTCAACTTCGTGAAGAGTTTTCCGGCGGGCATCGACCTGCCGAACGTGATGACCGTGGGCGCCGTCGACGTGGCGCTGGAGCCGGCCCACTTCACCAGCTACGGCGAGTCGATCGATGTCTACGCCAACGGCAAGAACGTGCCGACGGTGGCGCCGGGCGGTTCGGAATTGCTGCTCTCTGGCACGTCGCTGGCGGCGCCGCAGGTGACTAACCTCGCCGCTAAGCTGTGGGCGATGGCGCCTGAGGCTGGCGTCGCTCAGATTCGCCGCCTGATCGAGGGCACGGCGAGCGAGGAGAAGGATGGCTTGAAGGTGATCGACCCGCAGGGAGCCGTTGAGGCCCTGCAGGCGCGGTTCAGTCAGGCGCGCTAGGGCTCGGAGCCGACCGGGTTCGGATGTGCCGGCGCGGGCGCATCCGAACCACCCGATGAGCGATGACTCGCTCAGTCCGTGGGTACGCGGCGGGACCCCGAGTACGCCAGCGCGCCGCCCCCCTCCCGGTCTGCCTCGTACCGACGATCGTCAATTCGCAGCGTACGGGCTAGGCCTCAAGGCGCGCATCCAGCAGCCCTTCGCCGGTTTACCAAGCGGCCCACTAGCAATCACTCCCCAACCCTCAACCTACGGCGCAGCGACACTGGCATCGCCGGCACCACGCCGACCTCAACTCCCCGCAGTAGCAGCGAGCTTGCTGTTAATCAGCGCCGCCGCGTTCGCAGGCGAGTTTCCAGCCGTGTTCGAGCTGGCCAGGTTGCCAACGGGTGATGGCAGCGAAGGGGTGAATCTCGCAACCCGCGCGCCTGGTGCCGCCAAGGTCGTGTCCGGCATCGGCGACATCAACGGCGATGGCATCGACGACATACTCATCGGCGCCGAGCGCGCTGACCCTGGCGGACGCCTAGTGTCCTTAGGTCGCCAACTCGCCCCCATGTCTAAGGCCTACCAGTGCCGAGACTCGACGAAGAACTCCAAAGAGTAAGCTCGGCCCAAGAGGGTTGGCGCTCTCGCGGCCAGCACCGCCGCGGCTGGTGGATAGCCGTGGCGGCGATCTACCTCGTCATCGCAGTATTCGGCCCCCCTTGGCTGTTCACCGAAGGCGTGATTCCCCAGCTGCTGATTGACCCGCCGGCAGGTTGATCAGCCTCATAGGATCGGACTCGCTTCGCGAACGTGCTATGGGTCGTCGATGGCGCAACCCAATTGCCGATCCCTGCTCTCGGATCGCGCTCGCCCCAGATCGGCCTGCGCTCGCTGAACTCGCCAACCCGGTGTCCCAGAGATCATCTCCAGTATTGCGACCGCTTGCTGCAGTGTACCCACGGCCTCCCCAGCGCGCCCCTGGCGCAGCCACACCCCCGCGAGCACCGAGTCTGCAATCGCCACCCACCGGTGCCCCTCAGGCAACTGCGCACGCGCACAGGTAGATCCAGCCTGGGCGTGGGCCTCCGCCCCTGCCAGGTCGCCCTCGTCCATGAGCGCCATCGCCAAACTCGCCCGCACAATGCAGTAGTGCACCACCTGCTGAAGCTTCGTCTGCTCCAGGATCTCAAGCGCCTCCGCCAGGTGCCCTCGCGCTGCACCTGCCTGCTGCTGACGTAGCTCGAGAGACCCCAGGTTCAACAGGACGAAAGCGACATCCGGGTGCGCCGCACCGAGCAACCCGCGTAACCTTCCGACAGCATCACGCAAGGCGCCGCCGGCGGCGTCGAGTTCATCCTGGGCAGCGAGCGCCGCTCCAAGGTTCGACAACACCGCCCCCACATGATGGTGATTGCGCTCGCCATAGATCACCTCGTGCATGGCGAGCGCATCGCGAAGGTAGGCTTCGGCGGTGGCGTGGTCACCGAGGTTGTTGGCGGTGGCGCCAAGATTGGAGAGCAACAGCATCGTGTCGCGGTGAATGTCCTGACCGAGCGCACGGCGCAGCACCAACGCATCCTCGAATGCGGCGCGCGCCTCCTCGTAGTGACCTAGCCGACGATGGGCAGAGCCTACCGCCGTGAGCGTCTCCGCAAGAGAATCATGCGCCGGCGGCAGGTGGCGACGCTTCAGCACCAGCGCCTGCTCGAGCACCTCCAGAGCCGGCTCGAGGCTGCCAAGTTGTAGGTGCGTCACGCCAAGGTTGTGCAGATTGATGGCGTACGCCGCACTCTCGCGACCGAACAGGTGCTCGTTGAGGGCCAACGCTTCGCGATGGCTGGCGAGAGCGTCCTCGTAGCGGCCGCTCCCGAACTCCGCGAGGCCGAGCAGGCGAACGCTCTCGGCGTAGGCGGCATCGTCTGGCTCGAGTTCGCGACGCACGCTCACGGCCTCGGTGGCGATCTCACGGGCCCGCCCGTAGAGCGCCAAACTGCGGTACACCTGCCCAATCGCATCGAGCAGCGTGGCCTGCGTGCTCGGCTGGTCGGCGAGCCGCTGCAGGACCCGAGTCGCACCGGTCTCGAACACCTCGGCGGCGGTGATCGAGGCCCCGCGCGTGGCGGAAGGGTCCGCCTCCTCGAAGATGTCTATGAGCAGCTCCGTCACCGCCTGGGCCCTTGCCGAGTCCGCTGCCGCACTCGCCTCGGCGAGCTGTGCAGCGCGCGTCGCCCGCAGCGCGTTGCGATGCTCCTGCAGCAGTGACACGGTCGCCACCACAGCGGTTAGTACGAATGCACCCGCCACGAGAAAGGCACGACGATGGCTCGCAACGGTCCTACTCAGGCCGTAGGCGAGCGAAGGGGGACGTGCACTCACGGCACGCCGCGCCAAGTGGCGGTTGATGTCCTGCGCGAGCGCCGCGACCGTGGCGTAGCGCAGGTCCGGGTCATGGGCCGTAGCGCGGAGCACGATGCAATCGAGATCCCCGGTCACCTGGCGGATCAGCCGCGCCCGGTTCTCCAACCCGCGTTCGCTGGCACGCGCGGCCAACTCCTGGGGCGCTAGCTGACGCAAACGATCACTCGCCTGCCCCACCGCACCTTCCCGCGGAAGGGGACCGGTTAGCAGCTCCAGCAACAGTATGCCCAGCGAATACACGTCGCTGGCCACGGTCAGCGCGTACGCGCCGGCGGCTTGCTCAGGACTCCAATAGGGCGGCGTGCCGCTCACCCAGGGATCGCTGACGCTCGACGAGGTGCTGCCTACGCTGCGGGAAATGCCAAAGTCGATGAGCTTCGGGCAGGGTTGACCATCACTGCGCGAGACCAGCACGTTGCTCGGCTTGATATCACGATGGAGCACCCCACGCCGATGGGCGTGGGTCACCCCAGCACACACATCCAAGAACAACCGCAAGCGCGCGGGGATCGCCAAGCGCTCGCCATCGCAGAAGACATCGATCGACGGCCCCTCCACATACTCCATGGCGATGTAGGGCACCGCGCTGTCCTCAACGCTCGCCTCGTGGATGACCGCAACGTTGCGATGGGCAGTCGTGGCCTGGAGCACCGGCTCGGGCTGGAGCAAGTGGCGCGTCGTCTCCGCGCCCAGGGGCGCGAGCAGCTTGACCGCCACCAGACGTTCCGTCTCGTGCTGCATGGCGAGGTACACCCGCGCTTGCCCGCCCTTACCCAGGGGACGCAGGAGATCGTAGCGCTCGAGGGTCGGCAGGGTGTCGTGCTGCGCACACTCGAACGGACCTAACGACGGAAAGCGAACAGCGGCATCGTGCCGCGCAGCGAGCAAGCGCGACAACTCCTCGCGCAGCGCCGGCGTATCGCAATGCGCATCCAGAAACGGGCCCAGCGCATCGTCGTCGAGGCTAGCCGCTCGTACGAACAGATCACATAGGTGATCCGTT
Proteins encoded in this region:
- a CDS encoding S8 family serine peptidase; translated protein: MSDPIVTMHPLQRALAIAALCALPLASIAADARTKVTSAADLPRTEFALDAAPSLLALDRGVAFDTLRDALEQDVQRVLDQHDIADAGTRRNLLGHLRRIAILEGRFDDALALIGQIRALEDKDAARETAGFIPSAYIEAAKAAGTTDASEQHLQDAFAKALNARLNAMDLSLAQDTLRQVKSSFDVLTPALLRGSLEGSYDLRAAQADMTVDRDFAAQILAVSETALYLPLGTVIAEAIGERLAAAQVSKVDRWSERQVALASSPSLTPVTVGIWDSGTDMSLFQNRWVNPNETRNGRDDDGNGFIDDIHGVAYDTDYLPSTGALRPMPEGDLQSMDSLIGFVKGRFDILAGIDSEDASAYRQAMTSLTAEQVAPFQLQMGRIGLYLHGTATAYTAQMDNPAAVLTYSRFDAKVQATPAPFDEAFAANVVEHLKSTVAHFQRAGVKVANLSWRISTPMIERTLEAAEPDEETRRDRASAIFATMNAAAIEAFQSAPEILFVAGAGNEDENVNFVKSFPAGIDLPNVMTVGAVDVALEPAHFTSYGESIDVYANGKNVPTVAPGGSELLLSGTSLAAPQVTNLAAKLWAMAPEAGVAQIRRLIEGTASEEKDGLKVIDPQGAVEALQARFSQAR
- a CDS encoding serine/threonine-protein kinase; protein product: MSDDTRTDHLCDLFVRAASLDDDALGPFLDAHCDTPALREELSRLLAARHDAAVRFPSLGPFECAQHDTLPTLERYDLLRPLGKGGQARVYLAMQHETERLVAVKLLAPLGAETTRHLLQPEPVLQATTAHRNVAVIHEASVEDSAVPYIAMEYVEGPSIDVFCDGERLAIPARLRLFLDVCAGVTHAHRRGVLHRDIKPSNVLVSRSDGQPCPKLIDFGISRSVGSTSSSVSDPWVSGTPPYWSPEQAAGAYALTVASDVYSLGILLLELLTGPLPREGAVGQASDRLRQLAPQELAARASERGLENRARLIRQVTGDLDCIVLRATAHDPDLRYATVAALAQDINRHLARRAVSARPPSLAYGLSRTVASHRRAFLVAGAFVLTAVVATVSLLQEHRNALRATRAAQLAEASAAADSARAQAVTELLIDIFEEADPSATRGASITAAEVFETGATRVLQRLADQPSTQATLLDAIGQVYRSLALYGRAREIATEAVSVRRELEPDDAAYAESVRLLGLAEFGSGRYEDALASHREALALNEHLFGRESAAYAINLHNLGVTHLQLGSLEPALEVLEQALVLKRRHLPPAHDSLAETLTAVGSAHRRLGHYEEARAAFEDALVLRRALGQDIHRDTMLLLSNLGATANNLGDHATAEAYLRDALAMHEVIYGERNHHHVGAVLSNLGAALAAQDELDAAGGALRDAVGRLRGLLGAAHPDVAFVLLNLGSLELRQQQAGAARGHLAEALEILEQTKLQQVVHYCIVRASLAMALMDEGDLAGAEAHAQAGSTCARAQLPEGHRWVAIADSVLAGVWLRQGRAGEAVGTLQQAVAILEMISGTPGWRVQRAQADLGRARSESRDRQLGCAIDDP
- a CDS encoding integrin alpha → MLLISAAAFAGEFPAVFELARLPTGDGSEGVNLATRAPGAAKVVSGIGDINGDGIDDILIGAERADPGGRLVSLGRQLAPMSKAYQCRDSTKNSKE